TAGCTCCTGAGAGCTTGGTGGGGCAATTGATGGAAAATACCCTCTACCCCATTCCCATCGATGCCTATTTGGATCGAGTGCGCCAAGTCTTGGAAAATAAATTACCGGATCGTTTTAGCTATCCCTTTCAGTATGGAGAATGCTACTTCCTCTTCGATCTGGTGGTCACTCCAGTGCTAACCTCTCCCTTGAAAGCCAATCAAGTTTTGGTTCTTGGGCGACTCCTCTCGAGCGCTGTAGGGTCTCAATCCTTTGCCAGTAGCTCAGATCCACCGCAGCAGGGAGAGCGCAAAACCAGCGATCATTATCAGACGCTTCTAACTCGGATCACCCGCAAAATTAGACGGACGCTAGATTTAGAAACTATCTGCAATCAGACGGTGGAAGGCTTGGGTATTGCTTTAAACTTAGAAAGCTGTGCGATCGCCCAAAAATGCCTAGAGACAGAACACCTCAAAGTGGTTGCCCACTATACCCATCAAGGGGGCCATTCCCAAGTGGGCCGTTTGCTTCCCTTAGAGAAGAATTCTCCCTTAATTGATGCCCTATCGAGCCTAGACCCCTTAGCCTGGGTAGAATCAGAGGATAAGGAGTCTTTAGAGTCTCGGTTAGCTGTAGCCACCGGCTATAAGGATCGCCCCAATGGGTTACTGTTGTTATCCCCTCCCATCAGATCCGACCCGGATCAAGCCTATTTGTGGTCCGCCGAAGAGATAGAGTTGGTGAGGGAGTTGGCCGATCAAGTGGGAACGGCGATCGCCCATGCTACGCTCTACCAAGAACTAGAATTAGCCAGAGAACAAGCGGAGGAAGCCTCTCGACTGAAAAGTGAATTTTTGGCCAATACGTCCCATGAACTGAGAACCCCCCTCAATGGAATGATTGGGTTTCTGAAGCTGATCCTAGATGAGATGGCTGACGATCCCGAAGAGCAAATGGAATGGGTGCAAGAAGCCCATAAGTCTGCCTTGCATCTTTTAAACTTGATTAATGATGTGTTGGATCTGGCCAGAATTGAAGCCGGAAAAATGCAGATCGATATCAGTCCGGTAAATTTGGATGAATTATTGACGAACCTGGACAACTTTACCCGACCTCAAGCAGAAACGAAAGGATTAAGTTATGAAATCAGTCGCACCCCAACCCGCGATGAAGTGATGATTACGGGCAATTATCAACGTCTGCTGCAAGTCTTGTTAAATTTAGTCGGTAATGCGGTTAAATTTACTCATGAAGGGGGCATTACCATTACCGCAGAAGTGATCGCGAAGAAATTCCAAGTTGGGGATCGGGAGCATCCAGGATTTGTCAAGGTGAGTGTGGCGGATACCGGAATTGGCGTACCTTTGGAGAAGCAAGAGCAACTGTTTCAAAATTTTTCTCAAGTGGATGGATCTCGCACCCGTCAATATGGAGGAACCGGATTAGGATTAGCCATTTCTCAGCGTTTGATTGAAACCATGGGGGGGGAAGTGAATTTCTTTAGTATGGGAGAAGGATTAGGCTCGACCGTAACCTTTACGGCTCCCCTGGGACAATTGCCCGTAATTGTGAAGGAGTAAAATCATGGAGAGGGTTTGATGGTAGATAAAGGATTGGAAGTCAG
The sequence above is drawn from the Roseofilum reptotaenium CS-1145 genome and encodes:
- a CDS encoding sensor histidine kinase; this translates as MNASSHASISTLNETSLSNHLETGDLTPPSLSELGAELSFIHNTSGEYLAFQWTQGERYDLAPESLVGQLMENTLYPIPIDAYLDRVRQVLENKLPDRFSYPFQYGECYFLFDLVVTPVLTSPLKANQVLVLGRLLSSAVGSQSFASSSDPPQQGERKTSDHYQTLLTRITRKIRRTLDLETICNQTVEGLGIALNLESCAIAQKCLETEHLKVVAHYTHQGGHSQVGRLLPLEKNSPLIDALSSLDPLAWVESEDKESLESRLAVATGYKDRPNGLLLLSPPIRSDPDQAYLWSAEEIELVRELADQVGTAIAHATLYQELELAREQAEEASRLKSEFLANTSHELRTPLNGMIGFLKLILDEMADDPEEQMEWVQEAHKSALHLLNLINDVLDLARIEAGKMQIDISPVNLDELLTNLDNFTRPQAETKGLSYEISRTPTRDEVMITGNYQRLLQVLLNLVGNAVKFTHEGGITITAEVIAKKFQVGDREHPGFVKVSVADTGIGVPLEKQEQLFQNFSQVDGSRTRQYGGTGLGLAISQRLIETMGGEVNFFSMGEGLGSTVTFTAPLGQLPVIVKE